The nucleotide window CGGATGTCTGCATAACGGTGGTAGAGGGCGAGCCGTTCGCCGTAGAGTTCAGCGAAGCTCTGATCCGGCCGCCTGGCGATCCCCCGCGTCGCGAAGTCCTGGATGCGCCGCTCGAGCGTTTCAGCCGCCGCATCGAGAAACACCACGACCCCCGCCCCCTTGAGGTGCCCCATCGCAGCCTCACTGTAAACGGCGCTTCCCCCCGTGGCAATGACATGCCCCTGCAGGTCGAGTCCGAGCAGGACCCGCTCCTCGATCGCACGAAGCGCCATAAACCCCTCCTGATCGACGATCTCCTGCAGCGAGCGGCCCTCGGAGGCCTGCAGGAGGAGGTCCGTGTCCACGAAGCCCATCGCCGCCATCTTCGCCAGGATCACACCCACCGTGCTTTTCCCGGCCCCCGGCATGCCAATGAGAACGATGTTTCGGATCGGTGGGTTCAATGACATTCGACACTCTCTTTCCTTGTATCCGATCTTTTGACGCTTGAATAATCATCCGCTTCACGCGCTCCCGCACGAACTCTCCGCTCCGTACTCACCTTGTCGGAATCAAAAGGCTGCAACCTGAAACGCCCTTCGCTCTCGAAGGGGATCTTGACCGTTCCGCCCCTCTCCCTGGCCACCCTTACAGAGCCCTTTACGCTGTAAACCAGTTCCTCCCGATCAGGCATTTTCAGAAATCCCCTGAAAAGGTCGATCATGGAAGAGTACACGACGATCGAAACAATCCCCGTATCGAAAGCGGGAATAGTCGCTCCTTCCTTACCGACCCCCGAACCGAAATGCTGCCCGTTCAGCGCAAGATCGCAGGCGACCCCCTGGATGATCAGAGGAAAATCATTCGGGTTCACCACCCTGAGATCCACCTCCAACAAGGTCTCGAAGTGCCGGATCGCCTGGATGCGAAGGTCGGACAGCCCGACCTGCGGCGGCTCGATGGAGCGCAGAAACCCTGCGCATCCGCACATCCATGCCGCTGCAACAACCGCAAAGCAGATCCGTTTTGGAAGGCTACGCATCGTCTCCACCTCACTGATCAGTCTTCAATTATGATCCGAACAAGGCCTTCCCGGCCGGTCCCGGCATGGGTCGGCGCGTTTCGTCCGCGCCGCAAACGGCGGGTCAAGCCCCAAAAAAACGTTTCGATCAATGGACCTCGGACCAGCCGGGTCCTGGCTGAAGGAATGGGGCCGAACCGGATCACAGCTTGCGCAGCAGCGCCCTCCGCGCCCGGGGATCCGCCAAACCCTCGACAGCCGCCAGACCGGCGGCCTCGGCAAACGCGGCGGTTTCGCGGAATCGAGCCACTGAAACATGGCCTTTCGGTTCTATGATCAGCAGCTTCGCCCCGGGCTTCATGACCCCTCTCACTTCCTCGAAGAACCGCGCCGGATCCGGCAACTCGTGGACCACATGGATCGCCACCACAAGGTCCACCTCTCCGGCAAGATCCACAATGCCCATCCCGGTGGATCCGCCCTGCCGGATGTCGATCCGCTTCTCCAGACCGGCCTTCCGTGCCCGGCGCGAGAGGGCGGAGAGCATTTTGGGCTGAATGTCGACCGCCACAACCCTGCCTGCAGGGCCGACCATGTGCGCAAGCGGAAGCGTGAAGTACCCCATCGCGCAGCCGGGCTCGAGGACAGTCATCCCCTGTTGAACAAGACCGCCCAGCATCTTCTCGGGGTTCTCGATCAAGCGCCTCAAAGGATTCAAGAGAATATAACCGATAAAAGGCGGACACACCCTTCCAGCCATCATCAAGCTCCCCTCAGCCTCCGGCCGGCGGACGTTCGGGTGCTGCACCCGCCGACGGTCGGAAGACGCAAACCGGATTTGCCCTTGGCCTGCTCAAGAAAATATGATACGTAGCCCGTGTTGACCGGTCAAAGGATACCATGCCCGGGCAGCCGTCCATCGCTCGGCAAAGGGTTCATCCCGTCAATCCTTTTACAAGGAGGTTTTGGAAATGACCTCAGACAAAAGAAAAATCCCCTTCTCTTCGTACCTGGTCGCGCTGGCGTGTCTGATCATCATGCATGCCTCGATGGAGTCGGCGGCGAAGGCCGGCAAGATCTCCAATACCTGCGAGGCCCAAGGGGCGGTGATTGCAGTGCACTGCGCCGCCGAAGGGCTCGGCGCCCTGTGCCGGGGCCAGGAAGATCCCGGGCAGCGCATCACCCTCATCCGCCGTTTCATCGAGCCGATCCGATTCTACCCCGATCGGTCCGGCTACTTCTATGTGTATGACCTCGACTGCCGCAACATCGCCCATGCCACCCAGAAAAACCTCGTCGGGAAGAATCTATACGACTATCAGGATGCAAAAGGCAAGTATGTGATCCGTGAACTGGCCGAGGCCGCCCGGGTAGGCGGCGGGTTCGTAACCTACCACTGGATCAAGCCCGGGTCAGAGGGGGAAAAGCTGAAGCTGGGGTATGTCGAACCGATTCCCGGAACAGAATACTTCATCGGCACCGGCGTATACGAGAGCCCCATGACGGAAAACGGCGCCGCACCTGGGGAAAAGCACGAGCGAGGCAGATAGGCAGATACCCAAAGCCGACGCCGGGACGAACCGGATGCCTACATCGCCCAAGGCCTTTCAGCCGGACCACCAGGACGGCACCCGCCCAGGCCGCGCCGATCCGCGCCCGAATCGGAAACAGCTTTTGCACACACACCCCTACCGGAGCCGGGCGGACCGCCTGTGGTTATCCGCCCGGCTCCGGTCGAGCGGTCATCTCCCTTTCCAGACAGGGAGCCTTTTCTCCTTGAAGGCCCGGATGCCTTCAGGGGCATCCTCGGTGCAGCACAAGCGGGCGAACGCCTCGTTCATGTACTCGAAGGCCTGGTGATATTCCATATCCTCCGCCGCGTAGAAGGCCTTTTTGGCGATCTGCAAAGCCACCGGACTTTTCTGAGCGAGGGCAGCCGCCCATCTGCGGGTCTCCATCTTCAGGGCCTCTTCAGGATAAACCCGGTTTACAAGCCCCATCGCCAAAGCCTCTCTGGCTGGGACGAGATCCCCGAAAAAAAGCATCTCGAGGGCCTTCTTCCTGCCGACGGACCGCGCAACCGGCACAACGGGGCCGATGCAGTTCAAACCGACATTGATGGCCGTCAAACCCAACCGCGCCGACTCGCCTGCAACAGCCAGATCCGCGGCGGCCACCAAGCCTGCACCGTTCGCCGCCGCGACCCCGTGAACCTGGGCGATCACGGGCTTGCACAAGCCGCTGATGGCAACCAAGGGGCGCTCCATGCACCCGATCCACTCGCGGTATTCGAGCGCGCTCTTGCCGTGGAAATCTCCGACATCGATGCCCGCGCAAAAGGCCTTTCCTGCGCCCTTCAGCACGATCACGCGCACCCGCTGATCCGCATCCAGTTCCTGGAGCGCCTGCCCAAGTTCCGTTGCAAGCGCCACGTTGAAGGTGTTGAGGTTTTCCGGACGATTGAGCGTCACATCCGCGACATAATCATCCCCGATCTCCACTATGATGGTCTCATATCCCATGCGCCTGCTCCTTCTTTCCGCTCGAAATCCATGCGCTGAACGGCTTTCGCTTTCTCCTGGAATGCGCCCGGTCGGCGCCGGAGGGGCAACCGCCAGCCTCGGTCGACATCAGGCCAGGACACATCCGGAGCCGGCCGACGCCCCCCGCCGGATGCTCTCCAGGGATCGGAAAATCAGCCATGGAGGGTCACCCGCTCATCCAACCTGGCGTTCGGCAAGACCGGCGTCGGCGATGCATTCGATCTCGATCCTGGCGCCGAGCGGCAGCCCTACGACCTGGACGGTGGACCGCGCCGGCCGGTGGTCTCCAAACGCCTTGGCATATACGGCATTCACCACGGGGAATTCCTTCATATCCACGAGAAAGACCGTCGTCTTCAACACGTCGTTCATCCCCAACCCTGCCGCCAGCAGGACCTTCTGCATGTTTTCCAGGACCTGCCCCGCCTGGGCCTCGATGTCCTCACCGGCGAGCTTTCCTGTGCGCGGATCAATCCCGATCTGACCCGAACAGAAGAGCAACTCCCCCGACTTCACCGCCTGAGCGTAAGGCCCCACGGCCGCAGGTGCCTTGTCGGTCGCAATCCTCTCCATGACTCCTCCACCTCCGCGAAAGCAGCCTTCAACCGCTGCGGGCTTCTCGGCTACTGCAGGCTTTTCCGATACCCCTCCCGCACCGCCTTCAGTTCCTCGGGGGTCCTGCAGATCTCCTCGGCCGGCACATAGTGGATGTTTTTCAACACCGGAAAACCATAGGCCTCGCTGAAGACGGTCTCCCCCCAGAGACAGTCCTCGACAACCGAATGATCTTCGGCCCGCATGATCTTCCATCCCTCAGGACTCTCCCAGGCCAAAGGCTCCTTTTCGACCGCTGCGATGATTTTTTCAGCATCCGTGCTGCCTGCGCGCTCGACGGCCGCCTTGATGAAGGTCACTCCGGCGTAGGTCTCCCCCGCCATGTAATCCGGATACTCATTGAATCGTTCTTTGTAGGCCTTCACGAATCTTCGGTTCAGCGCCGAATCGGGCGTCGTGAACAAATAGCGCGTGGACATGAAGATCCCTTCCGGCATATCCTTGCCGACCGGAATGAGCGTTTCCAAAGCCCCGCCGACCGGAAAAGCGAACTTTACCTGGTCGAACAACCCCTTCGGCAGCGCCTGCTTGATGAACGCGACCGAATCCCCCCCCCAGAGAGGACACCAAACGGCATCGGGCTTGATTTTCAACACCTCTTCAATGGCTGCCGAATAATCCGTGGCCATGAATTTCGGGAAGACCTCCCCCACCACTTCGACATCGGGCTTCAATTCCTTCAGTTTGGTAAT belongs to Desulfatiglans anilini DSM 4660 and includes:
- a CDS encoding shikimate kinase, yielding MSLNPPIRNIVLIGMPGAGKSTVGVILAKMAAMGFVDTDLLLQASEGRSLQEIVDQEGFMALRAIEERVLLGLDLQGHVIATGGSAVYSEAAMGHLKGAGVVVFLDAAAETLERRIQDFATRGIARRPDQSFAELYGERLALYHRYADIRIDCAGLTQEAVCARIIRALDGGKA
- a CDS encoding ABC transporter substrate-binding protein translates to MRAIWCLAIGVLVASVTLFCGGAAAEEKPVKLGAMFISSGKMGGYGKHGAQAIQLAVEEINAAGGILGRKLEATTEDTQLNKERTIEIAKRFILTDKVDFLMGPTSSGLAMTLLDIAKEHKKILIATQAATDALTGANFSPYLFSTLSNAMMHSRSGAYLMANKPYKRWMVVGPDYNYGHSSWEMFITKLKELKPDVEVVGEVFPKFMATDYSAAIEEVLKIKPDAVWCPLWGGDSVAFIKQALPKGLFDQVKFAFPVGGALETLIPVGKDMPEGIFMSTRYLFTTPDSALNRRFVKAYKERFNEYPDYMAGETYAGVTFIKAAVERAGSTDAEKIIAAVEKEPLAWESPEGWKIMRAEDHSVVEDCLWGETVFSEAYGFPVLKNIHYVPAEEICRTPEELKAVREGYRKSLQ
- a CDS encoding LEA type 2 family protein, which encodes MRSLPKRICFAVVAAAWMCGCAGFLRSIEPPQVGLSDLRIQAIRHFETLLEVDLRVVNPNDFPLIIQGVACDLALNGQHFGSGVGKEGATIPAFDTGIVSIVVYSSMIDLFRGFLKMPDREELVYSVKGSVRVARERGGTVKIPFESEGRFRLQPFDSDKVSTERRVRAGAREADDYSSVKRSDTRKESVECH
- a CDS encoding cache domain-containing protein; translated protein: MTSDKRKIPFSSYLVALACLIIMHASMESAAKAGKISNTCEAQGAVIAVHCAAEGLGALCRGQEDPGQRITLIRRFIEPIRFYPDRSGYFYVYDLDCRNIAHATQKNLVGKNLYDYQDAKGKYVIRELAEAARVGGGFVTYHWIKPGSEGEKLKLGYVEPIPGTEYFIGTGVYESPMTENGAAPGEKHERGR
- a CDS encoding RidA family protein, which codes for MERIATDKAPAAVGPYAQAVKSGELLFCSGQIGIDPRTGKLAGEDIEAQAGQVLENMQKVLLAAGLGMNDVLKTTVFLVDMKEFPVVNAVYAKAFGDHRPARSTVQVVGLPLGARIEIECIADAGLAERQVG
- a CDS encoding enoyl-CoA hydratase/isomerase family protein translates to MGYETIIVEIGDDYVADVTLNRPENLNTFNVALATELGQALQELDADQRVRVIVLKGAGKAFCAGIDVGDFHGKSALEYREWIGCMERPLVAISGLCKPVIAQVHGVAAANGAGLVAAADLAVAGESARLGLTAINVGLNCIGPVVPVARSVGRKKALEMLFFGDLVPAREALAMGLVNRVYPEEALKMETRRWAAALAQKSPVALQIAKKAFYAAEDMEYHQAFEYMNEAFARLCCTEDAPEGIRAFKEKRLPVWKGR
- a CDS encoding class I SAM-dependent methyltransferase, producing the protein MMAGRVCPPFIGYILLNPLRRLIENPEKMLGGLVQQGMTVLEPGCAMGYFTLPLAHMVGPAGRVVAVDIQPKMLSALSRRARKAGLEKRIDIRQGGSTGMGIVDLAGEVDLVVAIHVVHELPDPARFFEEVRGVMKPGAKLLIIEPKGHVSVARFRETAAFAEAAGLAAVEGLADPRARRALLRKL